One window of the Montipora foliosa isolate CH-2021 chromosome 4, ASM3666993v2, whole genome shotgun sequence genome contains the following:
- the LOC138000765 gene encoding WD repeat-containing protein 55-like isoform X1, which produces MAETPVETDIAVPSDISFKSQVFDLSFHPNRDFIAAGEIEGKVTVYSYSACQQNHLLLDLGHHKKACRALSFSLDGLCLFTASKDKSLQAVDMNTGGVAHSIQKAHNSPVYCMKVIANNLLATGDDNGCVKFWDTRQASCVLTVEENEDFISDMACDNENRTLLATSGDGTLSVFNIRRQRLEQRSDNMESELLSLAVVKGGRKVVCGNGDGILNLFSWGQWGDISDRFPGHPLSIDSCVAVSDSVVCTGSMDGIIRAVHILPNRFIGTIGEHNDFPVERMRLSRDGNILASCSHDQMIKFWDVSHLKGFIVDPASKKKGTGTETAKSDFFADL; this is translated from the exons ATGGCCGAGACTCCAGTG GAAACTGATATTGCTGTTCCAAGTGACATATCTTTCAAAAGTCAAGTATTCGATTTGAGTTTTCATCCAAACAGAGACTTTATTGCTGCTGGAGAAATTGAAGGCAAAGTAACAGT CTACTCTTACTCAGCTTGTCAACAAAACCATTTGCTGCTTGATCTTGGACATCATAAGAAAGCTTGCAGAGCATTGTCCTTTTCCTTAGATGGGTTGT GTCTTTTTACTGCGTCTAAAGATAAGTCGTTGCAAGCAGTTGACATGAATACAGGCGGAGTTGCACATTCAATTCAAAAGGCACACAA TTCACCTGTTTATTGCATGAAAGTCATAGCCAACAACCTCTTGGCTACTGGTGATGACAATGGGTGTGTCAAG tTTTGGGATACAAGACAGGCGTCGTGTGTTCTGACAGTAGAAGAAAATGAGGACTTCATCTCTGACATGGCCTGCGATAACGAAAATAGAACACTCCTTGCAACAAG TGGAGATGGTACCTTGTCGGTCTTTAACATTCGACGTCAAAGGTTAGAACAAAGGTCAGACAACATGGAAAGCGAGCTTTTGTCACTTGCTGTTGTGAAG GGTGGACGTAAGGTAGTCTGTGGCAATGGAGATGGTATCCTGAACTTGTTTTCTTGGGGGCAGTGGGGTGACATAAGCGATCGTTTTCCAGGTCATCCATTATCTATCGACTCGTGTGTAGCTGTCAGTGATAGTGTGGTTTGTACAGGATCAATGGATGGCATCATTAG AGCTGTGCATATTTTACCAAACCGGTTTATTGGAACCATTGGAGAGCATAATGATTTTCCAGTTGAAAGAATGCGCCTGTCCAGAGATGGGAACATCTTAGCGAGCTGTTCTCATGATCAAATGATTAAGTTCTGGGACGTAAGTCATCTTAAGGGTTTTATTGTGGATCCAGCGAGTAAGAAGAAGGGCACTGGTACCGAAACAGCTAAGAGTGACTTTTTTGCTGATCTATAG
- the LOC138000765 gene encoding WD repeat-containing protein 55-like isoform X2, with product MADQLKETDIAVPSDISFKSQVFDLSFHPNRDFIAAGEIEGKVTVYSYSACQQNHLLLDLGHHKKACRALSFSLDGLCLFTASKDKSLQAVDMNTGGVAHSIQKAHNSPVYCMKVIANNLLATGDDNGCVKFWDTRQASCVLTVEENEDFISDMACDNENRTLLATSGDGTLSVFNIRRQRLEQRSDNMESELLSLAVVKGGRKVVCGNGDGILNLFSWGQWGDISDRFPGHPLSIDSCVAVSDSVVCTGSMDGIIRAVHILPNRFIGTIGEHNDFPVERMRLSRDGNILASCSHDQMIKFWDVSHLKGFIVDPASKKKGTGTETAKSDFFADL from the exons atggcggatcaaTTGAAG GAAACTGATATTGCTGTTCCAAGTGACATATCTTTCAAAAGTCAAGTATTCGATTTGAGTTTTCATCCAAACAGAGACTTTATTGCTGCTGGAGAAATTGAAGGCAAAGTAACAGT CTACTCTTACTCAGCTTGTCAACAAAACCATTTGCTGCTTGATCTTGGACATCATAAGAAAGCTTGCAGAGCATTGTCCTTTTCCTTAGATGGGTTGT GTCTTTTTACTGCGTCTAAAGATAAGTCGTTGCAAGCAGTTGACATGAATACAGGCGGAGTTGCACATTCAATTCAAAAGGCACACAA TTCACCTGTTTATTGCATGAAAGTCATAGCCAACAACCTCTTGGCTACTGGTGATGACAATGGGTGTGTCAAG tTTTGGGATACAAGACAGGCGTCGTGTGTTCTGACAGTAGAAGAAAATGAGGACTTCATCTCTGACATGGCCTGCGATAACGAAAATAGAACACTCCTTGCAACAAG TGGAGATGGTACCTTGTCGGTCTTTAACATTCGACGTCAAAGGTTAGAACAAAGGTCAGACAACATGGAAAGCGAGCTTTTGTCACTTGCTGTTGTGAAG GGTGGACGTAAGGTAGTCTGTGGCAATGGAGATGGTATCCTGAACTTGTTTTCTTGGGGGCAGTGGGGTGACATAAGCGATCGTTTTCCAGGTCATCCATTATCTATCGACTCGTGTGTAGCTGTCAGTGATAGTGTGGTTTGTACAGGATCAATGGATGGCATCATTAG AGCTGTGCATATTTTACCAAACCGGTTTATTGGAACCATTGGAGAGCATAATGATTTTCCAGTTGAAAGAATGCGCCTGTCCAGAGATGGGAACATCTTAGCGAGCTGTTCTCATGATCAAATGATTAAGTTCTGGGACGTAAGTCATCTTAAGGGTTTTATTGTGGATCCAGCGAGTAAGAAGAAGGGCACTGGTACCGAAACAGCTAAGAGTGACTTTTTTGCTGATCTATAG